The Devosia sp. YIM 151766 genome includes a region encoding these proteins:
- a CDS encoding M81 family metallopeptidase, with protein MSRRYRIAVGGFLHETNTFVPGRATQGSFQSGGGYPGMCFGNDVLSSLDGVNCGLAGFIEAARTDHELIPLSWAVAVPSGPVTDEAFEYITGKIVDTLKFDCEIDAVYLDLHGAMVTESRDDGDGEILRRVRAAIGEDIPIVASLDLHANVSPLMFQCADGLLSYQTYPHIDMAETGRRCFAFLKEALARGRRPYKLFRQLPFLIPTVAQCTLLEPAKGIYDQLIEFERREGVSSLSFNPGFPAADVKDCRPSVTGYGWDASEVATVTDGLLKLIEANEGAFNFPLLSPDEAVLDAMAHASPGGPVVIADTQDNPGGGSTSDTMGMLRALLRHNVENAAIGLIADPSAAETAHRSGVGATLKIALGGRGGFPGDEPLEGEFLVEALSQGEVKMSGGLYGYGTGQLGKSACLRIGGVQVAVSSVVSQMADQQMFRFVGIEPKERAVVVVKSTIHFRANFDTISTRTIVATAPGGMIADCSRLPWKNLPPDVRTMPMGKKLSERAIWT; from the coding sequence ATGTCCAGACGCTACCGGATTGCCGTAGGCGGATTTCTCCACGAGACCAACACGTTCGTGCCTGGCCGGGCCACCCAGGGCTCTTTCCAGTCCGGCGGGGGTTATCCCGGGATGTGCTTCGGCAATGATGTTCTTTCCAGCCTCGACGGCGTTAATTGCGGCCTTGCGGGCTTCATCGAGGCCGCCCGGACCGACCATGAGCTGATCCCGCTAAGCTGGGCGGTCGCCGTGCCGTCCGGTCCAGTGACCGACGAGGCCTTCGAGTACATTACCGGCAAGATCGTCGATACGCTGAAGTTCGATTGCGAGATAGACGCGGTTTATCTGGACCTTCACGGCGCGATGGTGACGGAAAGCAGGGACGACGGAGACGGCGAGATACTGCGGCGTGTGCGGGCCGCCATAGGCGAGGACATCCCGATCGTTGCGAGCCTCGACCTGCACGCGAACGTATCGCCATTGATGTTCCAATGCGCCGATGGTCTGCTCTCGTATCAGACCTATCCGCACATAGACATGGCCGAGACAGGTCGTCGCTGCTTCGCATTTCTCAAGGAGGCCCTGGCCCGTGGGCGCCGCCCCTACAAGCTGTTCCGGCAGCTGCCATTCCTCATTCCAACAGTTGCCCAGTGCACACTGCTGGAACCCGCAAAGGGTATCTACGATCAACTCATCGAGTTCGAGCGCAGAGAGGGTGTGTCCAGCCTCTCATTCAATCCGGGCTTCCCCGCCGCCGATGTGAAGGATTGCCGTCCAAGCGTCACAGGATATGGGTGGGATGCCTCGGAGGTCGCCACCGTCACCGATGGGCTGCTGAAGCTGATCGAGGCCAACGAAGGGGCCTTCAACTTCCCCCTCCTGTCACCCGACGAGGCGGTGCTGGATGCGATGGCGCATGCCAGCCCGGGCGGGCCGGTGGTGATCGCCGACACGCAGGACAATCCCGGTGGTGGATCAACATCGGACACAATGGGAATGCTCAGGGCGCTGCTGCGCCACAATGTGGAGAACGCGGCGATCGGCCTTATAGCTGATCCGTCCGCAGCAGAGACGGCACATCGGAGTGGTGTTGGCGCCACCCTCAAGATCGCACTTGGCGGCAGAGGCGGATTTCCCGGTGACGAGCCGCTTGAAGGGGAATTCCTGGTGGAGGCATTGTCCCAGGGCGAAGTGAAAATGAGCGGTGGCCTTTACGGCTACGGCACGGGACAGCTGGGCAAGTCGGCTTGCCTGCGGATTGGCGGTGTTCAGGTCGCCGTTTCAAGCGTTGTCAGCCAGATGGCGGATCAGCAGATGTTCCGCTTCGTCGGTATCGAGCCCAAGGAAAGGGCTGTGGTCGTGGTGAAAAGCACCATCCATTTCCGTGCCAACTTCGACACTATATCGACGCGCACCATCGTCGCCACCGCCCCCGGCGGAATGATCGCCGATTGTTCCCGGTTGCCTTGGAAAAACCTGCCCCCCGACGTGCGCACCATGCCTATGGGCAAAAAACTAAGCGAGCGTGCGATATGGACTTAG
- a CDS encoding transferrin-binding protein-like solute binding protein — MASLVLLAACSSTGGTNGGGGGGAQGPTTIGEIKNFQPTKYEQGVDLADLQAGGIDGFGASKGTLVGTSVKKTDDDITITAGGETLTLNYAGQVPGQSYQIDGYTNTATGNEAFFLNGSYVGIAALTSATTDEIISLSVTGQETVNLPSQVANYGGVWMSSADPADVGYIDVTADFENTSLDFTLGAASGIGGKGKATIDGSQFAGNIDLFGGAGTGSGTLTGAFYGPNANEIGGVSNGTYAGQAYTGAFYGERY, encoded by the coding sequence ATGGCCAGCCTGGTTCTGCTCGCGGCTTGCTCAAGCACGGGTGGCACGAACGGCGGGGGAGGCGGCGGCGCGCAGGGGCCGACTACCATTGGGGAGATCAAGAACTTTCAGCCTACCAAATATGAGCAGGGCGTGGATTTGGCCGATCTGCAAGCCGGCGGTATCGATGGCTTTGGTGCTTCGAAAGGCACACTTGTCGGCACCTCGGTCAAAAAGACGGATGACGACATTACCATTACTGCTGGCGGGGAGACGCTTACGCTTAATTACGCCGGTCAGGTGCCCGGTCAGAGCTATCAAATCGACGGATATACAAATACGGCAACAGGCAATGAGGCCTTTTTCCTGAATGGCAGCTACGTTGGCATTGCCGCACTTACCAGCGCCACTACCGACGAGATCATTTCTCTGTCCGTAACTGGACAGGAAACCGTCAACCTGCCGAGTCAGGTCGCAAATTATGGTGGCGTCTGGATGAGTTCGGCCGATCCAGCAGATGTTGGCTATATCGATGTCACTGCCGACTTTGAAAACACCAGCCTGGATTTCACACTCGGAGCGGCGAGCGGGATCGGTGGAAAGGGCAAAGCGACAATCGACGGCAGCCAATTCGCTGGAAATATCGACCTATTCGGCGGTGCAGGAACGGGCAGCGGCACGCTCACGGGAGCATTTTACGGGCCGAACGCCAATGAGATCGGCGGGGTCAGCAACGGAACTTATGCCGGGCAGGCCTATACCGGCGCCTTTTACGGCGAGCGCTACTAG
- a CDS encoding surface lipoprotein assembly modifier produces MRRLIAFMAIFLMSPGVWAQTPGFSEIQIAVESGHWDRAHRLAGAADKAAARGDFYKAYVLAQSISLDGRCLEALPIYRAILEASPLFLPALDQAFLCEMTTGDSQSALQRLDTLLAILPEGPQRQNVLRIKEGLAPSVAIGGYFDIAPSTNANRQTHAERLGPLTIAPESRGQAGLLVSSGLTATVPIARNLGFSLVAVGRAEWSYDTVRQLFAPALTVELPATFGSVGQPIFSVAPYVTLDFEETTLARLRAGVRGSVGSSLSSTVSLHASGAIYADRYEFLPHRDGVGTIGTMGLSWSAAPSTLVHSAATLKHNGTYDQNYATTELSARIGLEHIFDAGLILGLTGESGIRWHNRPPPLSVGSNQTDFFSSGRIEASHRELTIGPFMPTLYYKYSTQSSDNLFFAHDSSDFGVRLRTKF; encoded by the coding sequence ATGCGCCGTCTCATTGCTTTTATGGCAATTTTTCTTATGTCTCCCGGGGTCTGGGCTCAGACTCCGGGATTTTCTGAAATACAGATTGCTGTAGAATCTGGCCATTGGGACCGGGCCCATCGCCTTGCCGGTGCAGCCGACAAGGCGGCTGCACGTGGAGATTTTTATAAAGCCTATGTTCTTGCCCAATCCATAAGCCTTGATGGACGATGCCTGGAGGCGCTGCCGATCTATCGTGCCATTCTTGAGGCTAGCCCGCTGTTCTTGCCGGCTTTGGACCAGGCATTTCTGTGCGAAATGACCACCGGAGACAGTCAATCCGCCCTGCAACGCCTGGACACATTACTCGCCATTCTGCCGGAGGGCCCACAACGCCAGAATGTTTTACGCATCAAAGAAGGATTGGCGCCATCTGTGGCAATAGGCGGGTATTTTGATATTGCCCCGTCGACCAATGCCAATCGGCAAACCCATGCCGAAAGGCTCGGCCCCTTGACCATTGCGCCAGAAAGCCGGGGGCAAGCTGGCCTTCTGGTGTCCTCAGGCCTGACGGCAACGGTTCCGATCGCCCGTAATCTCGGTTTTTCCCTTGTAGCGGTGGGGCGCGCAGAATGGAGCTACGATACGGTCCGCCAACTGTTCGCACCCGCCTTGACTGTGGAATTGCCGGCCACCTTTGGGTCCGTTGGACAGCCGATTTTCTCCGTCGCTCCCTATGTCACGCTCGATTTCGAGGAGACGACCTTGGCGCGGCTGCGCGCGGGTGTACGTGGATCGGTTGGAAGCAGCCTGTCCTCGACTGTCTCCCTTCACGCCAGTGGCGCTATCTATGCCGACCGTTACGAGTTCCTGCCCCATCGAGATGGCGTGGGCACGATAGGCACAATGGGCCTGTCATGGTCGGCAGCGCCCTCGACCCTGGTTCATAGTGCGGCGACCCTAAAACATAACGGCACATATGATCAGAATTACGCCACGACGGAGTTGTCGGCGCGGATTGGCCTAGAACATATATTTGACGCGGGCCTGATCCTTGGCCTGACCGGGGAGAGTGGCATCCGGTGGCACAATCGGCCTCCCCCTTTATCAGTGGGAAGCAATCAAACGGATTTTTTCAGCTCAGGTCGGATAGAAGCCAGCCATCGGGAGCTGACCATCGGTCCGTTCATGCCAACACTTTACTATAAGTACAGTACGCAGAGCTCGGACAATCTGTTCTTTGCTCATGATAGTTCCGATTTTGGCGTGCGCTTGCGAACCAAATTCTAA
- a CDS encoding MFS transporter translates to MSQTSSDQRTGPHALIPPLRKRLAFAAPEVSVTILFATVNSWYFYYLVSIVSIHPLIAGLAFIFGRVVDAILDPLVGRWVDTNKGGYGRKKIIVLALPLAAITFVLLWIAPLMVEGALSRAALAAVTFAVFALGYTFVSIPRLAMLPKYETDHNGRTAQIGTDTALIFLSLIFAIAGVPALITLIDGASSLALTEPRSWWFAAAGLAAIAVLVYIPFLLLVPEQNARRVSEPFKGLWSDLRRAPFVPGFLLMVAAFFLSVLSMVSIQSILPFYLESYIGVQKDYQALILGTVFLTSILALPFWVAIGRRLGKPRSLIGGLLVFMVFLAFTATITPGSGLSVMLFVVAVLAGFAISALSIFPWSMVPDAADQYRITTGTTRDGLSTSIFTFSNKLAGGCAVLLNGALLSVTGHISGKLEQNQATIDGIFLATICVPLMLAVFCLIATLALSKVKRVPSEA, encoded by the coding sequence ATGAGCCAGACATCATCCGATCAGCGAACCGGCCCTCACGCCCTGATCCCACCCTTGAGAAAACGGCTTGCCTTTGCTGCTCCTGAAGTCTCGGTCACCATCCTGTTTGCGACAGTCAATTCATGGTATTTTTATTACCTGGTCAGCATTGTTTCTATACACCCCCTAATCGCAGGATTAGCGTTCATATTCGGGCGGGTTGTAGATGCAATTCTTGACCCGCTCGTGGGTAGGTGGGTTGATACTAACAAAGGCGGGTACGGTCGAAAGAAGATCATCGTGCTCGCCCTGCCGCTGGCTGCAATAACTTTTGTTCTGCTCTGGATAGCGCCGCTCATGGTTGAGGGGGCATTGTCTAGAGCGGCGTTGGCTGCGGTAACTTTCGCCGTGTTTGCTCTGGGCTATACTTTTGTTTCGATTCCGCGGCTGGCCATGCTGCCCAAATACGAAACTGATCATAACGGGCGAACAGCGCAGATCGGTACCGATACTGCCTTGATATTTCTCTCACTGATCTTCGCCATCGCGGGGGTGCCGGCCCTGATTACGTTAATCGATGGAGCCTCGTCCCTGGCGCTGACGGAGCCGCGCTCCTGGTGGTTTGCTGCTGCAGGATTGGCAGCCATCGCCGTCCTCGTTTACATCCCCTTCCTACTGCTGGTACCCGAACAAAATGCCCGCCGGGTCTCCGAACCTTTCAAGGGGTTATGGAGTGATCTAAGGCGGGCTCCATTCGTTCCCGGCTTCTTGCTGATGGTTGCCGCTTTCTTCCTGTCCGTACTCAGCATGGTCTCAATCCAGTCTATTCTACCATTTTATCTGGAGTCTTATATCGGCGTACAAAAAGACTATCAGGCGCTCATTCTGGGAACGGTGTTTTTAACATCCATTCTCGCGCTTCCATTTTGGGTTGCGATCGGGCGCAGGCTTGGAAAACCTAGAAGCCTTATCGGCGGCCTTCTTGTCTTCATGGTCTTTTTGGCGTTTACCGCCACCATCACGCCAGGGTCGGGCCTGAGTGTAATGCTGTTCGTAGTGGCCGTGTTGGCTGGTTTCGCTATCAGTGCCTTAAGCATCTTCCCCTGGTCGATGGTGCCTGACGCAGCTGACCAATATCGGATCACAACCGGTACCACACGCGATGGCCTGTCTACGTCAATATTCACCTTTTCTAACAAATTGGCCGGCGGATGCGCCGTTCTTCTCAATGGCGCGCTTCTATCTGTGACCGGCCATATATCTGGCAAGCTTGAGCAAAACCAAGCCACGATCGACGGTATTTTCCTTGCAACAATCTGTGTTCCCCTCATGCTTGCCGTTTTTTGCCTGATTGCCACACTAGCTTTAAGCAAAGTCAAGCGGGTGCCAAGTGAGGCTTAG
- a CDS encoding transposase: MDPGHGNRRISAIRTSICSAPSARQRVKVPAWRCPDADNFAMQLHIDEIGSRVQRGTHAVLLFDRAGWHTTEKLTLPKNMTLIFLPSRSPELNAVENFWRYLRQNWLS, encoded by the coding sequence GTGGACCCCGGCCACGGCAACCGGCGGATCAGCGCTATCAGAACGTCTATCTGTTCGGCGCCATCTGCCCGGCAAAGGGTAAAGGTGCCAGCCTGGCGCTGCCCTGATGCCGATAACTTCGCCATGCAACTTCACATCGATGAGATCGGCAGTCGCGTCCAGCGCGGTACTCACGCCGTCTTGCTGTTCGATCGCGCCGGTTGGCATACGACCGAAAAGCTCACCCTCCCGAAAAACATGACGCTGATCTTCCTGCCCTCTCGCTCTCCCGAACTAAACGCGGTCGAGAACTTCTGGCGGTACCTTAGGCAGAACTGGCTCTCCTAA
- a CDS encoding EAL domain-containing protein has product MIEFFLRGHDLPLVLLAAAVCLIAAYACIGLMQHARRASGRMRHVWNAVSALSVGLGIWATHFIAILAFRPGFALSYDLGLTALSLLIAILVCGTGIGLAVHSRGRIDRILGGATVGVGISAMHYTGIAALMLEGDIIWQSGAATLSVLAGMALAALSFAATLRQGWRWNLAAAGLLTAAICALHFTAMAAADFSNCLPATEGAELDSGLMSVIVALISILVLAAAIGSLVLDEADNRRTAREAARRAADARRVAEANDRLNLALAHMGQGLALFDRDGALQLHNQRLADLLGFSMDANLIGTSLAEILRRSHLAFGLAADEAGYRAAELAGQYRQLIDEGGGEIVQPISDDRAFRVRHSPAGDGAWITTVEDISESRRNAAAITHLAHHDSLTGLPNRIRFGQVLAAGLQALGSPEEKLAIVALDLDRFKDINDGHGHAAGDHVLRVLAERFAAFLKDGEVLARLGGDEFAAIKPFTNMTALRDFLGRIEQAINSRIAYGEGMLVVGGSIGVAIAPDDGVDASKLLNNADLALYRAKAEFDQRICYYEREMDEASRQRRAIAKDLWVAVETNGFHLAYQVQKSVTTGETTGYEVLLRWNRPGHGPVPPGEFIPIAEECGAINAIGAWVLANACREAATWPEPHKIAVNVSGLQLAQLELVDLVKMVLDQTGLAPSRLELEVTETAIISDRKRALLVLNQIKALGVSVAIDDFGTGYSSLDILRSFPFDKIKLDRSFMTEVERDEQAKAIVRAILALGKSLSVPVLAEGVETTEQLNVLRAEGCTEAQGFLLGRPGTINWQQLDGDGRRFA; this is encoded by the coding sequence GTGATTGAATTTTTTCTCCGGGGCCATGATCTGCCGCTGGTCCTGCTGGCGGCCGCCGTCTGCCTGATTGCGGCCTATGCCTGTATTGGCCTCATGCAACATGCCCGCCGGGCATCGGGCCGCATGCGCCATGTGTGGAATGCCGTGTCGGCGCTGTCGGTCGGCCTGGGCATCTGGGCCACCCATTTCATTGCCATCCTGGCCTTCCGTCCGGGCTTCGCGCTCTCCTACGATCTGGGCCTCACCGCGCTGTCGCTGCTGATCGCGATTCTGGTCTGCGGCACCGGCATCGGCCTTGCGGTGCACAGCCGTGGCCGCATCGACCGCATTCTGGGCGGAGCAACGGTCGGCGTCGGCATTTCCGCCATGCATTATACCGGCATTGCCGCCCTCATGCTGGAGGGGGACATCATCTGGCAATCGGGCGCCGCGACCCTTTCCGTTCTGGCCGGCATGGCGCTGGCCGCGCTGTCCTTTGCCGCCACGCTGCGCCAGGGCTGGCGCTGGAACCTGGCCGCGGCGGGCCTGCTCACCGCCGCCATTTGTGCCTTGCATTTCACCGCCATGGCCGCGGCCGATTTCAGCAATTGCCTGCCGGCCACCGAGGGGGCCGAATTGGATAGCGGCCTGATGTCGGTGATCGTGGCACTCATCTCCATCCTGGTGCTCGCCGCCGCCATCGGTAGCCTGGTGCTCGACGAGGCCGACAATCGCCGCACCGCCCGCGAAGCGGCCCGCCGCGCTGCCGATGCCCGGCGCGTGGCCGAGGCCAATGACCGGCTCAATCTGGCGCTGGCGCATATGGGGCAGGGGCTCGCCCTGTTCGATCGGGATGGCGCGCTGCAATTGCACAATCAGCGTCTGGCCGACCTTCTCGGTTTTTCCATGGATGCCAACCTGATCGGCACCAGCCTGGCGGAAATTCTTCGCCGCAGCCACCTCGCCTTCGGCCTTGCGGCCGATGAGGCCGGCTATCGGGCGGCCGAGCTGGCGGGCCAATATCGCCAATTGATCGATGAGGGCGGTGGCGAGATCGTACAGCCCATTTCCGACGACCGCGCCTTCCGGGTGCGGCATAGCCCGGCGGGCGACGGCGCCTGGATCACCACGGTGGAAGACATTTCCGAAAGCCGGCGCAATGCCGCCGCCATCACCCATCTCGCGCATCACGATTCGCTCACCGGCCTGCCCAACCGCATCCGCTTCGGCCAGGTGCTGGCCGCCGGTTTGCAGGCCCTCGGTTCGCCCGAGGAAAAACTGGCAATCGTTGCGCTGGATCTCGACCGGTTCAAGGACATCAATGACGGCCATGGCCATGCGGCCGGCGATCACGTGCTGCGAGTGCTGGCCGAGCGCTTCGCCGCCTTCCTCAAGGACGGCGAAGTATTGGCGCGCCTGGGGGGCGATGAATTTGCCGCCATCAAGCCCTTTACCAATATGACCGCTCTGCGCGATTTTCTCGGCCGCATCGAACAGGCGATCAACAGCCGGATCGCCTATGGCGAGGGCATGCTGGTCGTGGGGGGTAGTATCGGCGTCGCCATCGCGCCCGATGACGGCGTCGACGCCTCCAAGCTGCTCAACAATGCCGATCTGGCGCTCTACCGGGCCAAGGCCGAATTCGACCAGCGCATCTGCTATTACGAGCGCGAAATGGACGAGGCTTCCCGCCAGCGCCGCGCCATCGCCAAGGATCTGTGGGTTGCGGTGGAAACCAATGGTTTCCACCTGGCCTATCAGGTGCAGAAATCGGTCACGACCGGCGAGACGACCGGCTACGAGGTGCTGCTGCGCTGGAACCGGCCCGGCCATGGCCCGGTTCCGCCGGGCGAATTCATTCCGATTGCCGAGGAATGCGGCGCCATCAACGCCATCGGCGCCTGGGTGCTGGCCAATGCCTGCCGCGAGGCTGCCACCTGGCCCGAACCGCACAAGATCGCCGTCAATGTCTCCGGGCTGCAATTGGCGCAGCTGGAATTGGTGGACCTGGTCAAGATGGTGCTCGACCAGACCGGTCTGGCGCCATCCCGGCTGGAACTGGAAGTCACCGAAACCGCCATCATCTCGGACCGCAAGCGGGCGCTGCTCGTGCTCAACCAGATCAAGGCGCTGGGTGTTTCCGTCGCCATCGACGATTTCGGCACCGGCTATTCCTCGCTGGATATCCTGCGCAGTTTCCCCTTCGACAAGATCAAGCTCGATCGCTCGTTCATGACCGAGGTGGAACGCGACGAACAGGCCAAGGCCATCGTTCGAGCCATCCTCGCGCTGGGCAAGAGCCTCTCGGTTCCGGTCCTGGCCGAGGGCGTGGAAACCACGGAGCAATTGAATGTCCTGCGCGCCGAGGGCTGCACCGAGGCGCAGGGCTTCCTGCTCGGCCGGCCCGGAACCATCAATTGGCAGCAATTGGATGGCGACGGGCGGCGCTTCGCTTGA
- a CDS encoding SRPBCC family protein: MNMPIDANRDLVLTRLIDAAPEAVYRCWTDPALLRQWFAPKPWTTPRADLDVRPGGASNVVMADENGTEYPSPGQYLELVPNRKLVFTDAFTGDWMPSEKPFFTCVLTFEPENGKTRYTAIARHWNAQDREAHEKMGFHEGWGLCAAQMEEVAKRL, translated from the coding sequence ATGAATATGCCAATTGACGCCAATCGCGACCTGGTTCTGACCCGGCTGATCGACGCCGCACCGGAAGCCGTTTATCGCTGCTGGACCGACCCCGCCCTGCTGCGGCAATGGTTCGCGCCCAAACCCTGGACGACGCCGCGCGCCGATCTGGATGTGCGGCCGGGCGGTGCGTCCAATGTGGTGATGGCCGACGAGAACGGCACCGAATATCCCAGCCCCGGGCAATATCTGGAACTCGTGCCAAACCGTAAACTGGTGTTTACCGATGCCTTCACCGGCGACTGGATGCCGTCGGAAAAGCCATTCTTTACCTGCGTGCTGACCTTCGAGCCAGAAAACGGCAAGACCCGCTATACGGCCATTGCCCGGCACTGGAATGCGCAAGACCGCGAAGCCCATGAGAAGATGGGCTTCCATGAAGGCTGGGGGCTGTGCGCCGCGCAGATGGAGGAAGTGGCGAAAAGGCTTTAA